The following proteins are co-located in the Camelina sativa cultivar DH55 chromosome 12, Cs, whole genome shotgun sequence genome:
- the LOC104732450 gene encoding myosin-binding protein 2-like, whose protein sequence is MDYPESYRLTFYGILVGFMELAFAYCLLCVSAFVFITYMLLLYLPCPCSGVLGYRNSDLCIQKLLFDWPFRIILRIQKLATTRPSLLHHQVQDQEEKNSFDKDKYLELMDKVSFLEEAVEEERVAKAALVVELEEERAASASAADEAMAMILRLQADKASLEMEGKQYERMIDEKFAYDEEEMNILKEILLKREKEKHFLEKELETYKHIGEDDQGTEDDSFNEKRASDVVEDREPVVYDVHVIEDNNNSNDKVRDDDVAEHREMKQMEDIVNQLREIVKDHDSVSSPTSSFIHLP, encoded by the coding sequence atggactaCCCGGAAAGTTATAGGTTGACATTTTATGGAATTTTGGTAGGTTTTATGGAATTAGCATTTGCTTATTGTCTTCTATGTGTATCGGCTTTCGTCTTTATTACATATATGTTGCTACTGTATTTGCCTTGTCCCTGTTCTGGAGTTCTTGGGTACCGAAACAGTGATCTCTGCATCCAAAAACTTCTCTTTGATTGGCCATTCAGAATCATACTCAGAATCCAGAAGCTAGCTACCACTAGACCAAGCCTTTTGCATCATCAAGTACAAGAccaagaagagaagaattcGTTTGATAAAGATAAATACTTGGAATTGATGGATAAAGTGAGTTTTTTGGAAGAAGCTGTTGAGGAAGAGAGAGTAGCCAAAGCTGCTTTAGTGGTGGAACTGGAGGAAGAAAGAGCAGCTTCAGCGTCAGCAGCTGATGAAGCTATGGCTATGATTCTGAGGCTACAAGCTGATAAAGCTTCGCTTGAGATGGAAGGGAAGCAATACGAGAGAATGATTGATGAGAAATTTGCTTATGACGAGGAAGAGATGAATATACTCAAGGAGATTCTTTTAAAGAGGGAGAAAGAGAAGCATTTTTTGGAGAAAGAACTTGAGACTTACAAGCACATTGGTGAGGATGATCAAGGGACGGAAGACGATAGTTTCAATGAGAAGAGAGCAAGCGATGTTGTTGAGGATAGAGAACCGGTTGTGTATGATGTTCATGTCATTGAGGATAATAATAACAGTAATGATAAGGTGAGGGATGATGATGTGGCAGAACACAGAGAGATGAAGCAAATGGAAGATATAGTGAACCAACTTCGAGAGATAGTCAAGGATCATGATTCAGTTTCATCACCTACTTCATCTTTCATTCATCTCCCATAA